One Candidatus Rokuibacteriota bacterium DNA segment encodes these proteins:
- a CDS encoding alpha/beta hydrolase, with amino-acid sequence MNLLRPLDRHLVVNGLRLHVLDWGGGDRTPLVLLHGFTGNAHAWDTLSIALQPHFHVYAVDQRGHGDSDPAEVYNAIVAFDDISGVVDQLGLTSFVLIGLSMGGRNGMYFTSKRPDRVQKLVIVDIGPEISKRAAQAPAGPPEPDTWESIEQAAQHLYRGNPYPGIHYYRWVASHSLRQRPDGAIVWAWHPSVKERRSQPDLDWWGVVRSITPPTLVLRGESSPILDREVALRMARELPHGRFVEIPRAVHTLHEDNPEAVLAALKDFLAF; translated from the coding sequence ATGAATCTCCTTCGACCGCTGGATCGTCACCTGGTCGTCAATGGCCTGCGGCTCCACGTCCTGGACTGGGGCGGTGGCGACCGCACGCCGCTGGTGCTCCTGCACGGCTTCACGGGGAACGCGCACGCCTGGGACACCCTCAGCATCGCGCTGCAGCCGCATTTCCACGTGTACGCGGTCGACCAGCGCGGCCATGGCGACAGCGATCCGGCCGAGGTCTACAACGCCATCGTGGCCTTCGACGATATCTCCGGCGTCGTGGATCAGCTGGGCCTCACCTCGTTCGTCCTCATCGGGCTCTCGATGGGCGGCCGGAACGGGATGTACTTCACGTCAAAGCGGCCCGACAGGGTCCAGAAGCTGGTCATCGTCGACATAGGTCCCGAGATCAGCAAGCGGGCGGCTCAAGCTCCGGCGGGGCCTCCCGAGCCCGACACGTGGGAGAGCATCGAGCAGGCGGCCCAGCATCTCTACCGCGGCAACCCGTATCCCGGGATCCACTACTATCGCTGGGTCGCGTCGCACAGCCTCCGGCAGCGCCCCGACGGCGCGATCGTGTGGGCCTGGCACCCGAGCGTGAAGGAGCGGCGCTCCCAGCCGGATCTCGACTGGTGGGGCGTCGTGCGCTCGATCACGCCGCCGACCCTGGTGCTCCGCGGCGAATCGAGCCCCATCCTCGACCGCGAGGTCGCCCTACGCATGGCTCGAGAGCTGCCGCACGGCCGCTTCGTCGAGATCCCGCGGGCGGTCCACACGCTTCACGAGGACAATCCCGAGGCGGTCCTGGCAGCGTTGAAGGACTTCCTGGCCTTCTGA
- a CDS encoding TIGR03619 family F420-dependent LLM class oxidoreductase, which produces MDIGCHLPTQGPVATRDALMTFAREAEKRDIASLWVSDHVIFPRKATGSYPGGRFPHPPDKAYLEPVVALAAAAVCTSRARLGASVFILGHRHPVVMAKMLTSIDALSNGRLICGVGVGWWKEELEILGAPFHERGRQADEMLRVFKALWTEDNPSFAGEYFRFSDIGFAPKPVQKPHPPIWVGGDSPGAFRRVVTLGDGWHATSKTPAELKEALGRLRTVADSARRPFESIALSIRLSLKAELLAQGNQAVVDQLCEYKRLGLGHVMIDFRRDDLTQMLELLDLVTGTIRPAVDRA; this is translated from the coding sequence ATGGATATCGGCTGCCACCTTCCGACGCAGGGGCCCGTGGCCACGCGGGACGCGCTGATGACCTTCGCGCGCGAGGCCGAGAAGCGCGACATCGCGTCGCTGTGGGTCAGCGACCACGTCATCTTCCCAAGGAAGGCGACGGGCAGCTACCCCGGCGGGCGCTTCCCGCATCCGCCCGACAAGGCCTACCTCGAGCCCGTCGTCGCCCTCGCCGCCGCCGCCGTCTGCACGTCGCGCGCGCGGCTCGGCGCGTCGGTCTTCATCCTGGGACACCGGCATCCCGTCGTCATGGCCAAGATGCTCACCAGCATCGACGCGCTGTCGAACGGGCGGCTCATCTGCGGCGTGGGTGTCGGCTGGTGGAAGGAAGAGCTCGAGATCCTGGGCGCGCCTTTCCACGAGCGGGGCCGGCAGGCCGACGAGATGCTGCGCGTCTTCAAGGCGCTGTGGACTGAGGACAACCCGTCCTTCGCCGGCGAGTACTTCCGCTTCAGCGACATCGGCTTCGCCCCCAAGCCCGTGCAGAAGCCGCACCCGCCGATCTGGGTCGGCGGCGACAGCCCGGGTGCCTTCCGGCGCGTCGTCACGCTGGGAGACGGCTGGCACGCAACGTCGAAGACTCCGGCTGAGCTCAAGGAGGCGCTGGGCCGACTGCGCACTGTCGCCGACTCGGCGCGCCGCCCCTTCGAGAGCATCGCGCTCTCGATCCGCCTCTCTCTGAAGGCCGAGCTCCTCGCCCAGGGGAATCAGGCAGTGGTGGACCAGCTCTGCGAGTACAAGCGCCTCGGCTTGGGCCACGTCATGATCGACTTCCGCCGCGACGACCTGACGCAGATGCTCGAGCTCCTCGACCTCGTCACCGGCACCATCCGCCCCGCCGTGGACAGGGCCTGA
- a CDS encoding alpha/beta hydrolase has translation MPTITHKGVKLAYESRGRGKPAFVFVHGWTCDRSFFAPQAKHFARRHRVVSLDLRGHGASDKPQGPYPISAYTDDIAFLIGKLGLGKVVAVGHSMGGITVLDLGASHPDKVAAIVMVDPAPFVFPPELKAGVGAMVAAIEAGNQEPRRQFIANNLFMKTSDKRLVKRVLKVMMASPSYVAANAMKGILAFDGPATAARCKVPALHLCATPPLNPPHLMSGWLPNVVNGWTVGAGHFNMMEVPDQVNAMIGAFLRHHVEPR, from the coding sequence ATGCCTACGATCACCCACAAGGGCGTCAAGCTGGCCTACGAGAGCCGGGGCAGGGGCAAGCCAGCCTTCGTCTTCGTGCACGGCTGGACCTGCGACCGGTCGTTCTTCGCCCCTCAGGCGAAGCACTTCGCGCGGCGCCACCGCGTGGTCTCTCTCGACCTGCGCGGCCACGGCGCAAGTGACAAGCCCCAGGGGCCGTACCCCATCTCCGCCTACACGGACGACATCGCCTTCCTGATCGGCAAGCTCGGCCTCGGCAAGGTCGTCGCCGTCGGTCACAGCATGGGCGGCATCACGGTCCTCGACCTGGGCGCCTCCCATCCGGACAAGGTGGCCGCCATCGTCATGGTCGACCCGGCGCCATTCGTCTTTCCTCCCGAGCTCAAGGCCGGGGTCGGAGCCATGGTGGCGGCCATCGAGGCGGGCAACCAGGAGCCGCGCCGGCAGTTCATCGCCAACAACCTCTTCATGAAGACCTCGGACAAGCGGCTCGTCAAGCGCGTGCTCAAGGTGATGATGGCGTCGCCGAGCTACGTCGCCGCGAACGCGATGAAGGGCATCCTCGCCTTCGACGGGCCGGCGACCGCGGCGCGCTGCAAGGTCCCCGCGCTCCACCTGTGCGCCACGCCGCCGCTCAACCCGCCGCATCTCATGTCGGGATGGCTGCCAAACGTCGTCAACGGCTGGACCGTGGGCGCCGGGCACTTCAACATGATGGAGGTACCCGATCAGGTCAACGCGATGATCGGCGCATTTCTGCGCCACCACGTCGAGCCTCGCTGA
- a CDS encoding ABC transporter substrate-binding protein, producing MKKHTMLPLGLGLVMLFGTLCVGAPAGAQTPKRGGILNAMLAEDPPGLSIHESATISGVWPVAPCYSNLVLFDPFKPLETAETVIPELAERWSWQDNYRNLVFFLRKNVRWHDGKPFTSRDVKYTFDVVREAPDAPTKLRLSPRKDWYANIEAIEAPEPYTVIFRLKRPQPSLLLMLASGYSPVYPAHVPVADLRQRCVGTGPFKLKEYVRGQMIEMERNPDYFVPNRPYLDGIRYPVITERGTRLAALQAGRLDTSVPLEMTKLMAETAKKNVPSLVVSVIGQNGSDNVVVNHKRAPFDNLTIRRAISYAMDRHAYVQGVRQNGAVVGAALMPKPFDAWGLLDKDLRTLPGYRGPEQDKAEAKRLLASAGYGPGKPLRVELVTRAFAIYIDLASFVVDQLRQVGVEATLKQIETAQFFPALARRDYQIGANLTASGIDDPDGFLYENYRCGSSRNYTDYCSEEMDKLIDLQSQELDRAKRLTRVWDIQRKLEADVARPMLGWRNEYFTQWPYVKNLVPHNSLYNYGRMQDVWLDK from the coding sequence ATGAAAAAACACACGATGCTCCCGCTCGGCCTCGGCCTCGTCATGCTCTTTGGAACGCTCTGCGTGGGGGCACCAGCCGGCGCCCAGACACCGAAACGCGGCGGCATCCTCAACGCGATGCTCGCCGAAGACCCGCCGGGGCTCTCGATCCACGAGTCGGCCACGATCTCCGGCGTGTGGCCGGTGGCGCCCTGCTACTCGAACCTCGTCCTCTTTGATCCCTTCAAGCCCCTGGAGACCGCGGAGACGGTCATTCCCGAGCTGGCGGAGCGGTGGTCGTGGCAGGACAACTACCGGAACCTCGTCTTCTTCCTGAGAAAGAACGTGCGGTGGCACGACGGCAAGCCCTTCACGTCGAGGGACGTCAAGTACACGTTCGACGTCGTCCGCGAAGCGCCGGACGCGCCGACCAAACTCCGCCTCAGTCCACGAAAAGACTGGTACGCCAACATCGAGGCCATCGAGGCGCCTGAGCCCTACACGGTGATCTTCAGGCTCAAGCGGCCCCAGCCTTCGCTCCTGCTCATGCTCGCCTCCGGCTACTCGCCGGTGTACCCGGCCCACGTCCCTGTCGCCGACCTGCGTCAGCGCTGCGTCGGCACGGGGCCTTTCAAGCTCAAGGAGTACGTCCGGGGCCAGATGATCGAGATGGAGCGGAACCCCGACTACTTCGTCCCGAACCGGCCCTACCTCGACGGGATCCGCTACCCGGTCATCACAGAGCGGGGCACCCGGCTCGCAGCGCTCCAGGCCGGACGGCTGGACACCTCCGTGCCGCTCGAGATGACAAAGCTCATGGCGGAGACGGCGAAGAAGAACGTGCCGTCGCTCGTGGTGAGTGTGATCGGCCAGAACGGCAGCGACAACGTGGTCGTGAACCACAAGCGCGCCCCATTCGACAACCTGACGATTCGGCGCGCGATCAGCTATGCGATGGACCGGCACGCCTACGTGCAGGGCGTCCGCCAGAACGGCGCCGTGGTCGGCGCCGCGCTGATGCCCAAGCCCTTCGACGCGTGGGGCCTCCTCGACAAGGACCTTCGGACGCTCCCGGGCTATCGCGGGCCGGAGCAGGACAAGGCGGAGGCGAAGCGGCTCCTGGCCTCCGCAGGCTACGGCCCCGGCAAGCCGCTCCGCGTCGAGCTGGTCACGCGGGCGTTCGCGATCTACATAGACCTGGCCTCGTTCGTGGTGGACCAGCTTCGGCAGGTGGGGGTGGAGGCGACGCTCAAGCAAATCGAGACGGCCCAGTTCTTCCCTGCCCTCGCCCGGCGCGACTACCAGATCGGCGCCAACCTCACGGCGTCGGGCATCGACGACCCCGACGGGTTCCTCTACGAGAACTACCGGTGCGGCTCCTCGCGGAACTACACCGACTACTGCAGCGAGGAGATGGACAAGTTGATCGACCTCCAGTCTCAGGAGCTGGACCGCGCCAAGCGGCTCACGCGCGTCTGGGACATCCAGCGGAAGCTCGAGGCCGACGTCGCACGGCCCATGCTGGGCTGGCGCAACGAGTACTTCACCCAGTGGCCCTACGTCAAGAACCTCGTCCCCCACAACTCGCTGTACAACTACGGGCGGATGCAGGACGTCTGGCTCGACAAGTAG
- the tkt gene encoding transketolase: MTPQSLDERAINTIRFLSVDAVQKANSGHPGLPMGAAAPAYVLWTRFLRHNPSDPAWPDRDRFVLSAGHGSMLLYSLLHLTGYDLPLEQIKQFRQWGSLTPGHPESHLTKGVEATTGPLGQGIGNAVGMALAEAHLAARFNRPEHDIINHYTYVLAGDGDMMEGVQAEAVSLAGHLKLGKLIVLYDDNGISLAGTTSVSFNEDVQARFAAYGWHVQAVENGNDLGAVDKALRAAQQVGDRPSLIAVRTVIGYGAPHKQGTFHVHGSPLGPDEVKAAKENLGWPLDPPFLVPGDVSAHFSKAVERGSKEQDDWRRRLAAYQAAFPDLAAELTRRMAGALPAAWDTDLPAFAADPKGLATRKASEGVMQALAKKLPELVGGSADLDPSTFTWLKGQGDFAPASQPQEGVQGAVGGAWDYSGRNVHFGVREHAMGAVVNGMAYHGGFIPYGSTFLVFSDYMRGAVRLSALARLGSIWVYTHDSIGVGEDGPTHQPVEHFLALRAIPDLLFIRPGDANETAWAWKIAIRNRHRPTAMALTRQNVPTLDRSVYASAEGLTRGAYVLNPRAGAARPDIILIATGSEVQLIVAAESILAAKGITARLVSMPCWELFEEQSAEYRESVLPSSVTARLAVEMGSTLGWERWTGTDGATVTLDRFGASAPGDVLMKELGFTTERVVGAAEALLARTGRRSRS; encoded by the coding sequence CTGACCCCACAGAGCCTCGACGAGCGAGCCATCAACACCATCCGCTTCCTGTCGGTCGACGCCGTGCAGAAGGCGAACTCCGGCCACCCCGGCCTGCCCATGGGCGCGGCCGCGCCGGCCTACGTCCTGTGGACGCGGTTCCTGCGCCACAACCCGTCCGACCCGGCCTGGCCTGACCGCGACCGCTTCGTCCTCTCGGCGGGCCACGGCTCCATGCTGCTGTACTCGCTGCTGCACCTCACGGGCTACGACCTGCCGCTCGAGCAGATCAAGCAGTTCCGCCAGTGGGGGAGTCTCACCCCGGGGCACCCGGAGAGTCACCTGACGAAGGGAGTCGAGGCGACGACCGGGCCGCTCGGGCAGGGCATCGGCAACGCGGTCGGCATGGCGCTCGCCGAGGCGCACCTGGCCGCGCGCTTCAACCGGCCGGAACACGACATCATCAACCACTACACGTACGTCCTGGCGGGCGACGGCGACATGATGGAAGGCGTGCAGGCCGAGGCCGTCTCCCTCGCGGGCCACCTCAAGCTCGGCAAGCTCATCGTCCTCTACGACGACAACGGCATCTCGCTCGCGGGCACGACCTCGGTCTCGTTCAACGAAGACGTCCAAGCCCGCTTTGCCGCCTACGGCTGGCACGTCCAGGCGGTGGAGAACGGCAACGACCTGGGCGCGGTGGACAAGGCCCTCCGGGCCGCCCAGCAGGTCGGCGACCGCCCCTCGCTCATTGCGGTGCGCACGGTCATCGGGTACGGCGCGCCCCACAAGCAGGGCACCTTCCATGTCCATGGCAGCCCGCTGGGACCCGATGAGGTCAAGGCGGCCAAGGAGAACCTGGGCTGGCCTCTCGATCCGCCGTTCCTCGTTCCCGGCGACGTGAGCGCGCACTTCAGCAAAGCGGTGGAGCGCGGCTCGAAGGAGCAGGATGACTGGCGCCGACGCCTGGCTGCCTACCAGGCCGCCTTCCCCGATCTCGCCGCCGAGCTCACCCGGCGGATGGCCGGCGCGCTGCCCGCGGCCTGGGACACAGACCTGCCGGCCTTCGCCGCCGATCCGAAGGGGCTCGCCACGCGGAAGGCCTCGGAGGGCGTCATGCAGGCGTTAGCAAAGAAGCTGCCCGAGCTCGTGGGCGGCTCGGCGGACCTCGACCCCTCCACGTTCACCTGGCTCAAGGGGCAGGGCGATTTCGCGCCCGCGTCGCAGCCGCAGGAGGGCGTGCAGGGGGCGGTGGGAGGAGCGTGGGACTACAGCGGGCGAAATGTCCACTTCGGCGTCCGCGAGCACGCGATGGGCGCGGTCGTGAACGGCATGGCGTATCACGGCGGCTTCATTCCGTACGGCTCGACCTTCCTGGTCTTCTCCGACTACATGCGCGGGGCGGTCCGCCTCTCGGCGCTCGCGCGCCTCGGCTCCATCTGGGTCTACACCCACGACAGCATCGGCGTGGGCGAGGACGGCCCGACGCACCAGCCGGTGGAGCACTTCCTGGCGCTCCGGGCCATCCCCGACCTGCTGTTCATCCGTCCCGGCGACGCGAACGAGACGGCGTGGGCGTGGAAGATCGCCATCCGGAACCGCCACCGGCCGACCGCCATGGCGCTGACCCGCCAGAACGTGCCGACGCTCGATCGCTCCGTCTACGCCTCCGCCGAAGGGCTGACGCGCGGCGCGTACGTGCTGAACCCCCGCGCCGGGGCGGCGCGCCCCGACATCATCCTGATCGCCACCGGGTCGGAAGTGCAGCTCATCGTCGCGGCGGAGTCCATCCTCGCCGCGAAGGGCATCACCGCGCGGCTCGTGTCCATGCCCTGCTGGGAGCTGTTCGAGGAGCAGAGCGCCGAGTACCGGGAGAGCGTGCTGCCCAGCTCGGTGACGGCGCGCCTCGCCGTGGAGATGGGCTCTACGCTGGGCTGGGAGCGGTGGACCGGAACGGACGGCGCCACCGTCACGCTGGACCGCTTCGGCGCCTCGGCGCCCGGCGATGTCCTGATGAAAGAGCTCGGCTTCACCACGGAGCGCGTCGTCGGCGCGGCCGAGGCGCTGCTCGCGCGGACGGGCCGCCGCAGCCGGAGCTGA
- a CDS encoding C-terminal binding protein: protein MPAEKGKFKVVVQQPSGGITYDLADGAYAIEREALDPIGAEIVEVPAKTEEEFIAAAKDADAVIARNRRITAAVIKGLKNCKVIGLGSVGADTVDVDAATEAGIVVTNVPDVFIDEVADHTMAMFLAAHRRLRLMHQLTVDAKWTEGRPYFKDIPRLYGQTIGLISFGNVAKAVARRCHAFGLRVIAYDPFLGELEMTAVGVEPVTSLIDLCQRSDFLSMHAPLNSETHHMMSEKQFKAMKKSAIFINNGRGPTVDEKALIEALKQREIAGAALDVFEQEPVDPMNPLLHMDNVIVTPHIASATARMAPETRRRLGREIATVLQGKWPRSAVNPGVLARTTLIRWQPYPMGRGPNR, encoded by the coding sequence ATGCCAGCCGAAAAGGGAAAGTTCAAGGTCGTCGTCCAGCAGCCATCCGGTGGGATCACCTATGATCTCGCCGACGGCGCCTACGCGATCGAGCGGGAGGCGCTGGACCCGATCGGCGCCGAGATCGTCGAGGTGCCCGCGAAGACGGAGGAGGAGTTCATCGCAGCGGCGAAGGACGCCGACGCCGTGATCGCGCGGAACCGCCGCATCACGGCCGCCGTCATCAAGGGCTTGAAGAACTGCAAGGTCATCGGTCTCGGCAGCGTCGGCGCCGACACGGTGGACGTGGACGCGGCCACGGAGGCCGGCATCGTCGTCACCAACGTCCCCGACGTCTTCATCGACGAGGTCGCCGACCATACGATGGCGATGTTCCTGGCCGCCCATCGGCGCCTGCGCCTCATGCACCAGCTGACGGTGGACGCCAAGTGGACGGAGGGACGGCCGTACTTCAAGGATATCCCGCGCCTCTACGGCCAGACGATCGGCCTCATCTCCTTCGGCAACGTCGCCAAGGCCGTCGCCCGCCGCTGCCACGCCTTCGGCCTGCGGGTCATCGCGTATGACCCGTTCCTGGGTGAGCTCGAGATGACCGCCGTGGGCGTGGAGCCGGTCACGAGCCTCATCGACCTGTGCCAGCGCTCGGACTTTCTGTCCATGCACGCGCCCTTGAACTCGGAGACGCACCACATGATGAGCGAGAAGCAGTTCAAGGCCATGAAGAAGAGCGCCATCTTCATCAATAACGGCCGCGGGCCGACGGTGGACGAGAAGGCGCTGATCGAGGCGCTCAAGCAGAGGGAGATCGCGGGGGCGGCGCTGGACGTCTTCGAGCAGGAGCCCGTGGATCCAATGAACCCGCTGCTGCACATGGACAACGTCATCGTCACGCCTCACATCGCGTCCGCCACCGCCCGCATGGCGCCCGAGACCCGCCGTCGTCTCGGCCGCGAGATCGCTACCGTGCTCCAAGGCAAGTGGCCCCGCTCGGCCGTTAATCCCGGCGTCCTCGCAAGAACCACCCTCATCCGCTGGCAACCCTATCCAATGGGCAGAGGCCCCAACCGCTAA
- a CDS encoding aldo/keto reductase: MEYRTLGRTGLKVSALAFGCGDVGGLMVRGEPADRERAVARAVELGINYLDTAPSYGSGQSEKNLGAVLRALRPPVIVGSKCRLSQADMEDVPGAIARSVETSLGLLGRGRLDLFHLHNPIARVRSERRLGVADVLDAVVPAVRRLQEQGKIRFFGVTALGETGALHRALASGAIDTAQVCFNLLSPTAAHEVPAGFPAQDFDGLALLAGEQGVGTIGIRVLAGGALSGQSARHPIAIPAVDPIASGPDYATDVSRARAFEPLVAEGYASSVIEAAFRFALTTDALSTVLIGTSDLSQLEFAAAAVAKGPLPAPAMERLRSVWAKLATT, encoded by the coding sequence ATGGAATACCGGACACTCGGCCGGACGGGGCTCAAAGTTTCCGCGCTCGCCTTCGGGTGCGGCGACGTCGGCGGCTTGATGGTGCGGGGCGAGCCGGCCGACCGCGAGCGCGCCGTAGCGCGCGCAGTCGAGCTCGGCATCAACTACCTCGACACCGCGCCATCCTACGGCAGCGGCCAGTCGGAGAAGAACCTGGGAGCCGTCTTGCGCGCGCTGCGCCCGCCGGTGATCGTGGGCAGCAAGTGCCGGCTGAGCCAGGCCGACATGGAGGACGTGCCGGGCGCGATCGCGCGCTCAGTCGAGACGAGCCTCGGGCTGCTCGGACGGGGACGCCTCGACCTCTTCCACCTCCACAACCCGATCGCGCGCGTCAGGAGCGAGCGGCGCCTCGGGGTCGCCGACGTGCTGGACGCGGTCGTGCCTGCGGTCCGACGCCTCCAGGAGCAGGGCAAGATCCGCTTCTTCGGCGTGACGGCGCTCGGCGAGACCGGGGCGCTCCACCGCGCGCTGGCGAGCGGCGCCATCGACACGGCGCAGGTGTGCTTCAACCTGCTGAGCCCGACCGCGGCGCACGAGGTGCCGGCAGGCTTCCCGGCGCAGGACTTCGACGGGCTCGCGCTCTTGGCGGGCGAGCAGGGCGTGGGCACGATCGGCATCCGCGTGCTCGCGGGCGGCGCGCTCAGCGGGCAAAGCGCCCGGCATCCGATCGCCATCCCCGCGGTCGACCCGATCGCCTCGGGCCCGGACTACGCGACCGATGTTTCGCGCGCCCGGGCCTTCGAGCCGCTTGTCGCCGAGGGATATGCCTCTAGCGTGATCGAGGCCGCCTTCCGCTTCGCGCTGACCACGGACGCCCTGTCCACGGTGCTCATCGGCACTTCGGACCTCTCTCAGCTCGAGTTCGCCGCCGCCGCCGTGGCTAAGGGACCCCTGCCCGCCCCTGCGATGGAGCGACTCCGCTCCGTCTGGGCGAAGCTCGCCACTACCTAG
- a CDS encoding Npt1/Npt2 family nucleotide transporter produces MPTEKSSDAGGGLTLRVLRTVIDVRPAEATAVAWSWLYFFSILSAYYVIRPIRDEIGAAGGIENLPWLFTGTLIGMLIANPPFSALVVRLAPVRFISWTYRFFMADLVLFLVLLETTSGPANVWAGRVFYIWVAIFNLFVVSVFWGFLADVFSSEQSRRLFGFIAAGGTIGGIVGSSLTSALVEHLGRSRLLLVSAVLLEVAVFSVRRLARIARGLRERAGAGGDDAAVGGGVLSGFAHAVRSPYLLNLTVYMLLFTILSTFLYFQQADIAKHSFTDRSARTAFFANIDLAVNVLTLLIQLFLTGRIIKRLGVAVTLTLLPALSVGGFAVLGLAPTVSAIITFQVLRRAGNFAVARPTREMCFTVVPREDKYKAKSFIDTFVYRAGDQIGAWVYAGMGLLGLGLAGISVAAVPIAVLWLVNGLWLGRRNESLAREAAH; encoded by the coding sequence GTGCCCACCGAAAAGTCCAGCGACGCCGGCGGCGGTTTGACGCTCCGAGTGCTCCGCACCGTGATCGACGTGAGGCCTGCCGAAGCGACGGCGGTGGCATGGTCGTGGCTCTATTTCTTTTCGATCCTGTCCGCGTACTACGTCATCCGGCCGATTCGCGACGAGATCGGCGCGGCGGGCGGCATCGAGAACCTGCCGTGGCTTTTCACCGGAACGCTGATCGGCATGTTGATCGCCAACCCGCCGTTCTCGGCGCTTGTGGTCCGGCTCGCGCCCGTTCGTTTTATCTCGTGGACGTACCGATTCTTCATGGCCGACCTCGTGCTCTTTCTGGTCCTGCTGGAGACGACCTCGGGGCCCGCCAATGTGTGGGCGGGCAGGGTGTTCTACATCTGGGTGGCGATCTTCAATCTCTTCGTCGTGTCGGTGTTCTGGGGTTTTCTCGCCGACGTGTTCAGCAGCGAGCAGAGCCGGCGGCTGTTCGGCTTCATTGCCGCGGGCGGCACCATCGGCGGGATCGTCGGATCGTCGTTGACCTCCGCGCTGGTCGAACATCTCGGCCGGAGCCGGCTCCTGCTCGTCTCGGCCGTGCTGCTCGAGGTGGCCGTGTTCAGCGTCCGGCGCCTGGCGAGGATCGCGCGGGGCCTGCGCGAGCGGGCCGGAGCGGGCGGAGACGACGCGGCCGTCGGCGGCGGCGTGCTGTCCGGATTCGCCCACGCCGTCCGATCGCCCTATCTCTTAAACCTGACGGTGTACATGCTGCTCTTCACGATCCTGTCGACGTTTCTCTACTTCCAACAGGCCGATATCGCGAAACACAGCTTCACGGACCGCTCGGCGCGAACGGCGTTCTTCGCCAATATCGACTTGGCGGTCAACGTCCTCACGCTTCTCATTCAGCTCTTCCTGACGGGGCGGATCATCAAGAGGCTCGGCGTCGCTGTCACGCTCACCCTGCTTCCGGCGCTGAGCGTCGGGGGGTTCGCCGTCCTCGGGCTCGCGCCGACCGTGTCGGCAATCATCACGTTCCAGGTCCTGCGGCGGGCCGGCAACTTCGCCGTGGCGCGGCCCACCCGCGAGATGTGCTTCACCGTCGTACCCCGCGAAGACAAGTACAAGGCCAAGAGCTTCATCGATACCTTCGTCTACCGCGCGGGCGACCAGATCGGCGCCTGGGTGTATGCGGGCATGGGGCTCCTTGGGCTCGGGCTGGCGGGCATCAGCGTTGCGGCCGTGCCGATCGCGGTTCTCTGGCTGGTCAACGGGCTCTGGCTGGGCCGGCGAAACGAGTCGCTCGCCCGCGAAGCCGCGCATTGA
- a CDS encoding aldo/keto reductase, with product MTGPDATRRAFLKTGAVALGAMLMPAESSGDGVLERRIPKTGESIPAIGLGTWQVFDVAGDPAAMAQARDTLKAFVGLGARVVDSSPMYGSSESVTGQLASELGVRAKLFVATKVWTSGRQAGIRQMEDSMRKLRVERLDLMQVHNLVDADTHWATLSDWKASGRVRYAGVTHYHASAHAELERFLKRGDIDCIQVNYSLAEPEAERRLLRAAADSGTAVIVNRPFAEGAMFRRVKGKPVPEWAREIGCASWAQFFLKWILAQPAVTCVIPATRNPAHVVDNVNAAAGPPPDEAMRKRMSGYFHSL from the coding sequence GTGACCGGCCCAGACGCCACCCGGCGCGCCTTTCTCAAGACCGGTGCCGTTGCCCTGGGAGCCATGCTGATGCCCGCTGAATCGAGCGGTGATGGTGTCCTCGAGCGGCGCATTCCAAAGACGGGCGAATCGATTCCCGCGATCGGCCTGGGCACCTGGCAGGTGTTCGACGTCGCCGGCGATCCCGCCGCGATGGCCCAGGCGAGGGACACGCTCAAAGCCTTCGTCGGCCTGGGCGCCCGTGTGGTCGACAGCTCCCCGATGTACGGATCGTCCGAATCGGTGACCGGGCAGCTCGCGTCCGAGCTGGGCGTCCGGGCGAAGCTGTTCGTCGCGACCAAGGTGTGGACCAGCGGGAGGCAGGCGGGCATCCGCCAGATGGAGGACTCGATGCGGAAGCTGCGCGTCGAGCGCCTCGACCTGATGCAGGTGCACAACCTCGTCGACGCGGACACGCACTGGGCGACGCTCTCCGACTGGAAGGCATCCGGCCGGGTCCGCTACGCCGGCGTCACCCACTACCACGCCTCAGCCCACGCGGAGCTGGAGAGATTCCTCAAGCGGGGAGACATCGATTGCATCCAGGTCAACTACTCGCTCGCCGAGCCGGAGGCGGAGCGGCGGCTGCTCCGGGCCGCCGCCGACAGCGGCACCGCCGTGATCGTCAACCGCCCGTTCGCCGAAGGCGCGATGTTCCGGCGGGTGAAGGGGAAGCCCGTGCCCGAGTGGGCGAGGGAGATCGGCTGCGCGAGCTGGGCGCAGTTCTTCCTCAAGTGGATCCTCGCGCAGCCGGCCGTCACCTGCGTCATTCCGGCCACGCGCAATCCGGCGCATGTCGTCGACAACGTCAACGCCGCCGCCGGCCCCCCGCCGGACGAGGCAATGCGCAAGAGGATGTCGGGCTACTTCCACTCGCTGTAG